A genome region from Oxyura jamaicensis isolate SHBP4307 breed ruddy duck chromosome 25, BPBGC_Ojam_1.0, whole genome shotgun sequence includes the following:
- the HAPLN2 gene encoding hyaluronan and proteoglycan link protein 2 isoform X1 → MAADVPTASSGSQQGRGPSRCTSLSPSLPPGTLLPPAPKMLRLLLLGSLWLLAASPASSIFQRPTGSPAAPRLQYLLEPLHGAVHTQRGATATLPCVLRALPRNYRVKWSKVEPANYGESVIIITNGLYHKNYGPLSPRVRLRHSHRYDASLTITDVALEDEGRYRCQLVNGLEDESVSLTLHLEGVVFPYQPSNGRYKFNYHEAQRACEQQDARLATYQQLYKAWTEGLDWCNAGWVLDGTVHYPIINSREPCGGRLLLPGVRTYGAKDKQRDRFDAFCFTSALQGEVYFIRGHLNFKEAGQACRNHGAAVAKVGQLYAAWKFSGLDRCDGGWLADGSVRYPITAPRQRCGGLPEPGVRSFGFPSKEQRTYGTYCFAGA, encoded by the exons ATGGCTGCGGATGTCCCCACCGCGTCCTCTGGTTCCCAGCAAGGCCGGGGGCCGTCCCGCTGCACGTCCCTGAGCCCATCGCTCCCCCCGGgcaccctcctgcccccagctccaaAGATGCTCCGGCTTCTCCTGCTCGGCTCCCTCTGGCTCCTGGCAGcgtccccagcctccagcatcTTCCAGCGGCCCACGGGGAGCCCGG CCGCCCCACGCCTGCAGTATCTGCTGGAGCCCCTGCACGGCGCGGTGCACACGCAGCGCGGTGCCACCGCCACGCTGCCCTGCGTCCTGCGCGCCCTGCCCCGCAACTACCGGGTGAAGTGGAGCAAGGTGGAGCCGGCCAACTACGGGGAGAGCGTCATCATCATCACCAACGGGCTGTACCACAAGAACTACGGGCCCCTCAGCCCCCGGGTGCGCCTGCGGCACAGCCACCGCTACGACGCCTCGCTCACCATCACCGACGTGGCCCTGGAGGACGAGGGGCGCTACCGCTGCCAGCTGGTCAACGGGCTGGAGGATGAGAGCGTCTCGCTCACGCTGCACCTCGAGG GCGTCGTCTTCCCCTACCAGCCCAGCAACGGGCGCTACAAGTTCAACTACCACGAGGCCCAGCGCGCGTGCGAGCAGCAGGACGCCCGGCTGGCCACCTACCAGCAGCTCTACAAAG CCTGGACGGAGGGCTTGGACTGGTGCAACGCGGGCTGGGTCCTGGACGGCACGGTGCACTACCCCATCATCAACTCCCGCGAGCCGTGCGGCGGCCGCCTCCTCCTGCCCGGCGTCCGCACCTACGGGGCCAAGGACAAGCAGCGGGACCGCTTCGACGCCTTCTGCTTCACCTCGGCGCTCCAAGGTG AGGTCTACTTCATCCGGGGCCACCTGAACTTCAAGGAGGCCGGGCAGGCGTGCCGCAACCACGGGGCCGCCGTGGCCAAAGTGGGGCAGCTCTACGCCGCCTGGAAGTTTTCCGGGCTGGATCGCTGCGACGGGGGGTGGCTGGCGGACGGCAGCGTGCGGTACCCCATCACCGCCCCCCGGCAGCGCTGCGGGGGGCTGCCCGAGCCCGGCGTGAGGAGCTTCGGCTTCCCCAGCAAGGAGCAGCGGACCTACGGCACCTACTGCTTCGCGGGGGCGTAG
- the HAPLN2 gene encoding hyaluronan and proteoglycan link protein 2 isoform X3 codes for MLRLLLLGSLWLLAASPASSIFQRPTGSPAAPRLQYLLEPLHGAVHTQRGATATLPCVLRALPRNYRVKWSKVEPANYGESVIIITNGLYHKNYGPLSPRVRLRHSHRYDASLTITDVALEDEGRYRCQLVNGLEDESVSLTLHLEGVVFPYQPSNGRYKFNYHEAQRACEQQDARLATYQQLYKAWTEGLDWCNAGWVLDGTVHYPIINSREPCGGRLLLPGVRTYGAKDKQRDRFDAFCFTSALQGEVYFIRGHLNFKEAGQACRNHGAAVAKVGQLYAAWKFSGLDRCDGGWLADGSVRYPITAPRQRCGGLPEPGVRSFGFPSKEQRTYGTYCFAGA; via the exons ATGCTCCGGCTTCTCCTGCTCGGCTCCCTCTGGCTCCTGGCAGcgtccccagcctccagcatcTTCCAGCGGCCCACGGGGAGCCCGG CCGCCCCACGCCTGCAGTATCTGCTGGAGCCCCTGCACGGCGCGGTGCACACGCAGCGCGGTGCCACCGCCACGCTGCCCTGCGTCCTGCGCGCCCTGCCCCGCAACTACCGGGTGAAGTGGAGCAAGGTGGAGCCGGCCAACTACGGGGAGAGCGTCATCATCATCACCAACGGGCTGTACCACAAGAACTACGGGCCCCTCAGCCCCCGGGTGCGCCTGCGGCACAGCCACCGCTACGACGCCTCGCTCACCATCACCGACGTGGCCCTGGAGGACGAGGGGCGCTACCGCTGCCAGCTGGTCAACGGGCTGGAGGATGAGAGCGTCTCGCTCACGCTGCACCTCGAGG GCGTCGTCTTCCCCTACCAGCCCAGCAACGGGCGCTACAAGTTCAACTACCACGAGGCCCAGCGCGCGTGCGAGCAGCAGGACGCCCGGCTGGCCACCTACCAGCAGCTCTACAAAG CCTGGACGGAGGGCTTGGACTGGTGCAACGCGGGCTGGGTCCTGGACGGCACGGTGCACTACCCCATCATCAACTCCCGCGAGCCGTGCGGCGGCCGCCTCCTCCTGCCCGGCGTCCGCACCTACGGGGCCAAGGACAAGCAGCGGGACCGCTTCGACGCCTTCTGCTTCACCTCGGCGCTCCAAGGTG AGGTCTACTTCATCCGGGGCCACCTGAACTTCAAGGAGGCCGGGCAGGCGTGCCGCAACCACGGGGCCGCCGTGGCCAAAGTGGGGCAGCTCTACGCCGCCTGGAAGTTTTCCGGGCTGGATCGCTGCGACGGGGGGTGGCTGGCGGACGGCAGCGTGCGGTACCCCATCACCGCCCCCCGGCAGCGCTGCGGGGGGCTGCCCGAGCCCGGCGTGAGGAGCTTCGGCTTCCCCAGCAAGGAGCAGCGGACCTACGGCACCTACTGCTTCGCGGGGGCGTAG
- the HAPLN2 gene encoding hyaluronan and proteoglycan link protein 2 isoform X2 has product MAADVPTASSGSQQGRGPSRCTSLSPSLPPGTLLPPAPKMLRLLLLGSLWLLAASPASSIFQRPTGSPAAPRLQYLLEPLHGAVHTQRGATATLPCVLRALPRNYRVKWSKVEPANYGESVIIITNGLYHKNYGPLSPRVRLRHSHRYDASLTITDVALEDEGRYRCQLVNGLEDESVSLTLHLEGVVFPYQPSNGRYKFNYHEAQRACEQQDARLATYQQLYKAWTEGLDWCNAGWVLDGTVHYPIINSREPCGGRLLLPGVRTYGAKDKQRDRFDAFCFTSALQGQVYFIRGHLNFKEAGQACRNHGAAVAKVGQLYAAWKFSGLDRCDGGWLADGSVRYPITAPRQRCGGLPEPGVRSFGFPSKEQRTYGTYCFAGA; this is encoded by the exons ATGGCTGCGGATGTCCCCACCGCGTCCTCTGGTTCCCAGCAAGGCCGGGGGCCGTCCCGCTGCACGTCCCTGAGCCCATCGCTCCCCCCGGgcaccctcctgcccccagctccaaAGATGCTCCGGCTTCTCCTGCTCGGCTCCCTCTGGCTCCTGGCAGcgtccccagcctccagcatcTTCCAGCGGCCCACGGGGAGCCCGG CCGCCCCACGCCTGCAGTATCTGCTGGAGCCCCTGCACGGCGCGGTGCACACGCAGCGCGGTGCCACCGCCACGCTGCCCTGCGTCCTGCGCGCCCTGCCCCGCAACTACCGGGTGAAGTGGAGCAAGGTGGAGCCGGCCAACTACGGGGAGAGCGTCATCATCATCACCAACGGGCTGTACCACAAGAACTACGGGCCCCTCAGCCCCCGGGTGCGCCTGCGGCACAGCCACCGCTACGACGCCTCGCTCACCATCACCGACGTGGCCCTGGAGGACGAGGGGCGCTACCGCTGCCAGCTGGTCAACGGGCTGGAGGATGAGAGCGTCTCGCTCACGCTGCACCTCGAGG GCGTCGTCTTCCCCTACCAGCCCAGCAACGGGCGCTACAAGTTCAACTACCACGAGGCCCAGCGCGCGTGCGAGCAGCAGGACGCCCGGCTGGCCACCTACCAGCAGCTCTACAAAG CCTGGACGGAGGGCTTGGACTGGTGCAACGCGGGCTGGGTCCTGGACGGCACGGTGCACTACCCCATCATCAACTCCCGCGAGCCGTGCGGCGGCCGCCTCCTCCTGCCCGGCGTCCGCACCTACGGGGCCAAGGACAAGCAGCGGGACCGCTTCGACGCCTTCTGCTTCACCTCGGCGCTCCAAG GCCAGGTCTACTTCATCCGGGGCCACCTGAACTTCAAGGAGGCCGGGCAGGCGTGCCGCAACCACGGGGCCGCCGTGGCCAAAGTGGGGCAGCTCTACGCCGCCTGGAAGTTTTCCGGGCTGGATCGCTGCGACGGGGGGTGGCTGGCGGACGGCAGCGTGCGGTACCCCATCACCGCCCCCCGGCAGCGCTGCGGGGGGCTGCCCGAGCCCGGCGTGAGGAGCTTCGGCTTCCCCAGCAAGGAGCAGCGGACCTACGGCACCTACTGCTTCGCGGGGGCGTAG